One region of Oryza sativa Japonica Group chromosome 10, ASM3414082v1 genomic DNA includes:
- the LOC4347936 gene encoding U-box domain-containing protein 33 isoform X1: MEILSPSPPPSPGPASASASASGSAMDSFIHRGAGWHFPRRDNVDARVHVAVGRSPEKTLGLLRWAFRRFACAQVVLVHVHQPSPLIPTLLGKIPAAQATEELVLSHRKSEKDEMNKILLTYLTFCHRAQVQASLLVTENEQIHDGIITLVKDHGITKLVMGSTPDTCFKLKASYGKASFMARNAPSFCEIWFVWRGRHIWTREAAAAIGNNISVYNEDDVMIRKRIRFSSTSNNAESILDEGYISYEAQTPADRYEITISDNGQPNDYESLVDANHFCNIIVPNLQNAQSAFNSTFQPGSSVDMESLVLYPQEILDKNFKQVILEAERSRKDAFVELLKRKDTESRVAGVIARAKASEFAQKQEMKMREELEALLTATKKQHEDLAENKEKATEGLDSSMRKLAILDARAKSIAFRMNEAVAELKLIQSSIGTLNQEIPKREKLELVHTDQVERCAYNHIMLPNCSSTVCADDLYNFRELTLSDIKAATCKFSDSLKVLPRGLGCVYKGEIMNRSVMIYKLHSCIIQSSMQFQQEVHLISKVRHPHLVTLIGACPDALCLVYEYVPNGSLHDRLWSKCGIPQLPWKIRARIVAEISSALFFLHSCKPQMIVHGDLKLENILLDANLHCKIADCGISQLFMEDAKDADPEYRRSKPLTPKSDIYSFGIVILQLLTGKQAAGLPSEVRRAMSSGKLWSLLDPTAGEWPLEVARRLAELGLKCSEAASPELLTPETVRDLEQLHLMRDNRQVPSFFLCPILKEVMHDPQVGADGLTYEGRAISELMDNGPPITPNHALRFAIHDWLSQRSTPF, from the exons atggagATACTtagcccgtcgccgccgcccagccccggccccgcctccgcctccgcctccgcctccggctccgccatggATTCCTtcatccacagaggtgccggctGGCATTTCCCCCGCCGCGACAACGTCGACGCGCGGGTCCATGTCGCCGTCGGGAGGTCGCCGGAGAAGACGTTGGGCCTGCTGCGATGGGCCTTCCGCCGCTTCGCCTGCGCCCAAGTCGTCCTCGTGCACGTCCACCAACCTTCTCCGCTCATCCCTACCCTCT tagGCAAGATTCCTGCCGCTCAAGCCACCGAAGAGCTCGTGCTGTCGCATCGCAAATCCGAGAAGGACGAAATGAACAAGATCCTCCTCACCTACCTCACTTTCTGTCACAGGGCACAG GTTCAGGCAAGTCTTCTTGTCACGGAGAATGAACAAATCCATGATGGTATTATCACTTTGGTCAAAGATCATGGGATTACAAAGCTTGTCATGGGTTCTACACCTGATAC TTGCTTCAAGTTGAAAGCGAGCTATGGCAAAGCATCTTTTATGGCAAGGAATGCCCCATCATTTTGTGAAATCTGGTTTGTTTGGAGAGGAAGACACATTTGGACCAGAGAAGCAGCTGCAGCCATTGGCAACAATATCTCAGTTTACAATGAAGATGATGTTATGATCAGGAAAAGAATCAGGTTCAGCTCTACTAGTAACAATGCTGAATCCATACTTGATGAAGGATACATTTCATACGAGGCACAAACACCTGCTGATCGTTATGAAATCACCATTTCAGATAATGGTCAACCGAATGATTATGAATCTCTTGTTGATGCCAACCATTTCTGCAATATTATTGTACCAAATTTGCAAAATGCACAGTCTGCATTTAACTCAACATTCCAGCCTGGTTCTTCTGTAGACATGGAATCATTAGTGTTATATCCTCAG GAAATCTTGGATAAAAATTTCAAGCAGGTCATTCTAGAAGCAGAGAGATCAAGGAAGGATGCTTTTGTTGAGCTTCTCAAGCGCAAAGATACAGAGTCAAGAGTAGCCGGTGTTATTGCCAGG GCAAAAGCTTCTGAGTTCGCTCAAAAACAAGAAATGAAAATGCGGGAGGAACTTGAAGCTTTGTTGACAGCCACAAAAAAGCAGCATGAAGATCTTgcagaaaataaagaaaaggctACAGAAGGGTTGGACTCTTCGATGAGAAAACTAGCCATCCTAGATGCACGTGCTAAAAGCATAGCTTTTCGGATGAATGAAGCTGTGGCAGAGCTGAAATTGATTCAATCTTCCATAGGAACACTCAATCAGGAAATTCCCAAAAGAGAGAAGCTAGAACTTGTACATACTGACCAGGTTGAAAGGTGTGCATATAACCACATTATGTTACCAAATTGCAGTTCAACTGTTTGTGCTGATGACTTGTACAACTTTAGAGAATTGACTTTGTCAGATATTAAAGCTGCAACATGCAAGTTCTCAGACAGCTTAAAAGTACTGCCACGAGGTCTTGGATGTGTTTATAAAGGAGAGATTATGAACAGAAGTGTAATGATTTATAAGTTGCACTCGTGTATCATTCAGAGTTCGATGCAGTTCCAGCAAGAG GTCCACCTCATTAGCAAGGTGAGGCACCCTCACCTGGTGACTTTGATTGGGGCATGCCCGGATGCATTGTGTCTTGTCTATGAATACGTGCCAAACGGGAGCCTTCACGACCGCCTTTGGAGCAAGTGCGGCATTCCTCAGTTGCCATGGAAAATCCGTGCACGTATTGTTGCTGAAATCTCAAGTGCTCTATTCTTCTTGCATTCCTGTAAACCTCAGATGATTGTCCACGGTGACTTGAAGCTTGAAAACATCCTTTTAGATGCCAACCTGCACTGCAAGATAGCTGATTGTGGTATTTCTCAATTATTCATGGAAGATGCCAAGGACGCAGACCCGGAATACCGGAGAAGCAAACCATTGACACCCAAATCTGACATATACTCCTTTGGGATTGTGATACTCCAGTTACTAACTGGGAAGCAGGCTGCAGGCCTTCCCAGCGAAGTAAGGCGTGCAATGTCCAGTGGAAAGCTATGGTCATTGTTAGATCCAACAGCTGGAGAGTGGCCTCTGGAGGTGGCTCGAAGGTTAGCAGAGTTGGGGCTCAAGTGCAGTGAGGCAGCAAGTCCAGAGCTGCTGACTCCAGAAACTGTGCGAGATCTGGAACAGCTCCACCTGATGAGGGATAATAGACAAGTGCCCTCCTTCTTCCTGTGCCCGATCCTCAAG GAAGTGATGCATGATCCCCAGGTGGGGGCGGACGGGTTGACGTACGAAGGGCGCGCCATTTCCGAGTTGATGGACAATGGCCCTCCAATCACCCCCAACCACGCCCTTCGTTTTGCCATCCATGACTGGCTCTCTCAGAGATCAACTCCTTTCTGA
- the LOC4347936 gene encoding U-box domain-containing protein 33 isoform X2 encodes MEILSPSPPPSPGPASASASASGSAMDSFIHRGAGWHFPRRDNVDARVHVAVGRSPEKTLGLLRWAFRRFACAQVVLVHVHQPSPLIPTLLGKIPAAQATEELVLSHRKSEKDEMNKILLTYLTFCHRAQVQASLLVTENEQIHDGIITLVKDHGITKLVMGSTPDTCFKLKASYGKASFMARNAPSFCEIWFVWRGRHIWTREAAAAIGNNISVYNEDDVMIRKRIRFSSTSNNAESILDEGYISYEAQTPADRYEITISDNGQPNDYESLVDANHFCNIIVPNLQNAQSAFNSTFQPGSSVDMESLVLYPQEILDKNFKQVILEAERSRKDAFVELLKRKDTESRVAGVIARAKASEFAQKQEMKMREELEALLTATKKQHEDLAENKEKATEGLDSSMRKLAILDARAKSIAFRMNEAVAELKLIQSSIGTLNQEIPKREKLELVHTDQVERELTLSDIKAATCKFSDSLKVLPRGLGCVYKGEIMNRSVMIYKLHSCIIQSSMQFQQEVHLISKVRHPHLVTLIGACPDALCLVYEYVPNGSLHDRLWSKCGIPQLPWKIRARIVAEISSALFFLHSCKPQMIVHGDLKLENILLDANLHCKIADCGISQLFMEDAKDADPEYRRSKPLTPKSDIYSFGIVILQLLTGKQAAGLPSEVRRAMSSGKLWSLLDPTAGEWPLEVARRLAELGLKCSEAASPELLTPETVRDLEQLHLMRDNRQVPSFFLCPILKEVMHDPQVGADGLTYEGRAISELMDNGPPITPNHALRFAIHDWLSQRSTPF; translated from the exons atggagATACTtagcccgtcgccgccgcccagccccggccccgcctccgcctccgcctccgcctccggctccgccatggATTCCTtcatccacagaggtgccggctGGCATTTCCCCCGCCGCGACAACGTCGACGCGCGGGTCCATGTCGCCGTCGGGAGGTCGCCGGAGAAGACGTTGGGCCTGCTGCGATGGGCCTTCCGCCGCTTCGCCTGCGCCCAAGTCGTCCTCGTGCACGTCCACCAACCTTCTCCGCTCATCCCTACCCTCT tagGCAAGATTCCTGCCGCTCAAGCCACCGAAGAGCTCGTGCTGTCGCATCGCAAATCCGAGAAGGACGAAATGAACAAGATCCTCCTCACCTACCTCACTTTCTGTCACAGGGCACAG GTTCAGGCAAGTCTTCTTGTCACGGAGAATGAACAAATCCATGATGGTATTATCACTTTGGTCAAAGATCATGGGATTACAAAGCTTGTCATGGGTTCTACACCTGATAC TTGCTTCAAGTTGAAAGCGAGCTATGGCAAAGCATCTTTTATGGCAAGGAATGCCCCATCATTTTGTGAAATCTGGTTTGTTTGGAGAGGAAGACACATTTGGACCAGAGAAGCAGCTGCAGCCATTGGCAACAATATCTCAGTTTACAATGAAGATGATGTTATGATCAGGAAAAGAATCAGGTTCAGCTCTACTAGTAACAATGCTGAATCCATACTTGATGAAGGATACATTTCATACGAGGCACAAACACCTGCTGATCGTTATGAAATCACCATTTCAGATAATGGTCAACCGAATGATTATGAATCTCTTGTTGATGCCAACCATTTCTGCAATATTATTGTACCAAATTTGCAAAATGCACAGTCTGCATTTAACTCAACATTCCAGCCTGGTTCTTCTGTAGACATGGAATCATTAGTGTTATATCCTCAG GAAATCTTGGATAAAAATTTCAAGCAGGTCATTCTAGAAGCAGAGAGATCAAGGAAGGATGCTTTTGTTGAGCTTCTCAAGCGCAAAGATACAGAGTCAAGAGTAGCCGGTGTTATTGCCAGG GCAAAAGCTTCTGAGTTCGCTCAAAAACAAGAAATGAAAATGCGGGAGGAACTTGAAGCTTTGTTGACAGCCACAAAAAAGCAGCATGAAGATCTTgcagaaaataaagaaaaggctACAGAAGGGTTGGACTCTTCGATGAGAAAACTAGCCATCCTAGATGCACGTGCTAAAAGCATAGCTTTTCGGATGAATGAAGCTGTGGCAGAGCTGAAATTGATTCAATCTTCCATAGGAACACTCAATCAGGAAATTCCCAAAAGAGAGAAGCTAGAACTTGTACATACTGACCAGGTTGAAAG AGAATTGACTTTGTCAGATATTAAAGCTGCAACATGCAAGTTCTCAGACAGCTTAAAAGTACTGCCACGAGGTCTTGGATGTGTTTATAAAGGAGAGATTATGAACAGAAGTGTAATGATTTATAAGTTGCACTCGTGTATCATTCAGAGTTCGATGCAGTTCCAGCAAGAG GTCCACCTCATTAGCAAGGTGAGGCACCCTCACCTGGTGACTTTGATTGGGGCATGCCCGGATGCATTGTGTCTTGTCTATGAATACGTGCCAAACGGGAGCCTTCACGACCGCCTTTGGAGCAAGTGCGGCATTCCTCAGTTGCCATGGAAAATCCGTGCACGTATTGTTGCTGAAATCTCAAGTGCTCTATTCTTCTTGCATTCCTGTAAACCTCAGATGATTGTCCACGGTGACTTGAAGCTTGAAAACATCCTTTTAGATGCCAACCTGCACTGCAAGATAGCTGATTGTGGTATTTCTCAATTATTCATGGAAGATGCCAAGGACGCAGACCCGGAATACCGGAGAAGCAAACCATTGACACCCAAATCTGACATATACTCCTTTGGGATTGTGATACTCCAGTTACTAACTGGGAAGCAGGCTGCAGGCCTTCCCAGCGAAGTAAGGCGTGCAATGTCCAGTGGAAAGCTATGGTCATTGTTAGATCCAACAGCTGGAGAGTGGCCTCTGGAGGTGGCTCGAAGGTTAGCAGAGTTGGGGCTCAAGTGCAGTGAGGCAGCAAGTCCAGAGCTGCTGACTCCAGAAACTGTGCGAGATCTGGAACAGCTCCACCTGATGAGGGATAATAGACAAGTGCCCTCCTTCTTCCTGTGCCCGATCCTCAAG GAAGTGATGCATGATCCCCAGGTGGGGGCGGACGGGTTGACGTACGAAGGGCGCGCCATTTCCGAGTTGATGGACAATGGCCCTCCAATCACCCCCAACCACGCCCTTCGTTTTGCCATCCATGACTGGCTCTCTCAGAGATCAACTCCTTTCTGA
- the LOC4347935 gene encoding protein TIC 62, chloroplastic-like: MEQAAKATISLSPPSYAGCCMAACPYRSTRHLRRGGGCSARSISSLRHAPSARVYAAAAAAATPESKSTKENDLVFIAGATGKVGSRAVREFIKLGFRVRAGVRSAQRASSLVQSVEQLKVDDDATSPAERLEIVECDLEKQAQSDIVSAIGNAAIVVCSIGASEKDILDVTGPYRIDYMATNNLVQAATAAKVEHFILVTSLGTNRIGFPAFLLNLFWGVLCWKRRAEEALIGSGLPYTIVRPGGMERPTDAFKETHNLVVAVEDTYVGGLVSNLQVAELIACIASNRRTAYCKVVEAIAETTAPLLPTEDQLANIPSKRQPPPEPEVVQQGETPPKPIQQSQRPLSPYTAFVDLKPPSSPSPCPPSAAAPAPTSTDTAAAGSSSTLNSSATGTPISVDQPKQQQRPLSPYTRYEELKPPSSPSPTPPSAASSASVSASPDTPPAAAASSAALDSSANGTPITGDQLNQQQSPLSPYTRYEELKPPSSPTPSTPKL, encoded by the exons ATGGAGCAAGCAGCGAAGGCCACCATCTCACTGTCGCCGCCGAGTTACGCTGGATGTTGCATGGCAGCATGTCCCTACCGATCAACGCGGCACCTGcgcagaggaggcggctgctctgctcgctccatctcctccctccgGCATGCCCCTTCTGCTCGTGTTtacgccgcagccgcagccgcagccacgCCGGAGTCCAAGTCGACGAAAGAGAATGACCTCGTCTTCATCGCGGGAGCCACCGGAAAGGTGGGATCCCGAGCTGTAAG GGAGTTCATCAAGCTTGGCTTCCGTGTCCGCGCCGGCGTTAGAAGTGCACAGAGAGCATCGTCCCTTGTGCAG AGTGTTGAGCAACTGAAAGTCGATGACGATGCAACTTCGC CCGCAGAAAGGCTCGAGATCGTAGAATGCGACCTGGAGAAGCAGGCGCAGTCAGACATCGTGTCGGCCATTGGCAACGCGGCGATTGTGGTGTGCTCCATCGGCGCCAGCGAGAAGGACATCCTGGATGTAACGGGCCCCTACCGTATCGACTACATGGCCACCAACAACCTCGTGCAGGCTG CAACTGCTGCAAAGGTTGAGCACTTCATCCTGGTTACATCCCTGGGCACAAACAGGATTGGCTTCCCTGCTTTTCTTCTCAA CTTGTTTTGGGGGGTTCTGTGCTGGAAAAGGCGAGCTGAAGAAGCGCTCATCGGCAGCGGCCTTCCTTACACG ATCGTCCGACCTGGTGGCATGGAGAGGCCAACGGACGCTTTCAAGGAGACGCACAACCTGGTGGTGGCAGTTGAGGACACCTACGTCGGTGGACTCGTTTCCAACCTTCAGGTGGCGGAGCTCATCGCGTGCATCGCCAGCAACAGGAGAACGGCCTACTGCAAGGTGGTCGAAGCGATCGCAGAGACCACCGCGCCATTGCTGCCCACGGAGGATCAGCTCGCCAACATACCTTCAAAGCGG CAACCTCCGCCCGAACCTGAGGTAGTTCAGCAGGGAGAGACCCCTCCAAAACCGATCCAGCAAAGCCAACGACCACTCTCACCCTACACGGC ATTTGTGGACCTGAAGCCTCCAAGCTCGCCATCGCCGTGCCCACCATCAGCAGCAGCTCCTGCTCCTACTTCTACAGATACCGCTGCGGCAGGTTCATCGTCAACGTTGAACTCCAGCGCCACCGGCACCCCCATCAGCGTGGATCAACcgaagcagcagcagaggcCTCTTTCACCGTACACTAG ATATGAGGAGCTGAAGCCACCCAGCTCGCCGTCACCGACGCCGCCATCAGCAGCTTCATCGGCTTCTGTTTCTGCTTCTCCTGATACACCTcctgcagcagcagcttcaTCGGCGGCGTTGGACTCCAGCGCCAACGGCACTCCCATCACCGGCGATCAACTGAATCAGCAGCAGAGTCCTCTTTCACCATACACAAG GTACGAGGAACTCAAGCCTCCAAGCTCGCCAACCCCATCTACCCCCAAACTATAG